The sequence below is a genomic window from Streptococcus pantholopis.
ATCGATTATTGCTATGGCCACGATTGCTGCCACTATCAATGCTGGCGGCTTAGGCACTATTTTGTTTGATGGCTTGCGCACCAGAAGTTTTCCTAAATTACTGTGGGGGATACTGCTGACCGTGGCCTTCAGCTTATTGACCAATCTTGTTTTATATTTAATTGAAGAACTTTTGCAAAAAAATACAGTCAGTCAGCCGGCGCCTAAATAAAGGCAGCCGGCTTTTAGGTTTCTTAAAGAATTTTTGGTATGATAATAGTATAATAGTTGGTGACCAATTATAAAGGAATGCTTATGAAAAATTCAGTTTACGGCAAATATGAAGTTTACCTGCCTCTTATATTAGAGGAGTTCAGCCAGCAGCTTGAGGATAAAAATAAGGAAATGCAGCAAAAAACTGGGCACAAACTTTTTGAACATTTTACTGCTCGGGTCAAATCAGCGGCAAGTATGGAAGAAAAGTGTGCTCGGAAACAGCTCCCGGTAACGGCAGAAGGTGCTTTAAAGGTTATTCACGACAGTATCGGTTTACGCTTTGTCTGCGGATTTGTGGACGATATCTATAAATTAGCAGAGCTTATCCGCGGTTTGGACGGCTGTCATATTATCCTTGAAAAAGACTATATTCAGCATGCAAAACCTAACGGTTACCGTTCTTATCATATCATTGCTGAAGTCGAGACGCCTTATGAAGATTGCTTGGGCAATAAACCGGGCTCCTATTTTATTGAAATTCAGCTTCGGACTTTGGCGATGGATTCTTGGGCCAGCTTAGAGCATCAAATGAAATATAAACGAGATATCAAAGATCCTAAGCGGATTGTACGAGAGCTTAAGCGCTGTGCTGATGAGCTGGCTTCTTGCGATTTAACCATGCAGACCATTCGCGACCTTATTCAGGAAAGTCAGACTTAGCTGTCTCTGGGAAGCTGCTGCTAACAAAGATGAAAAGTGCATTGCAGCTGTGACTATAGTTCTTTGTCCTAGGTAAATGATGGATAATTTGTGTGGATCTGAAAATTTTGTTTACTGATTATAAGCAGTTTTATTGTAATTATAGACAGATAAGTGATTGATTTGCAGTACTGTTTCAGATGCTGCATGAGTGAGAGAGGCCGGTATGAAAATTTTAGTTGCAGAAGACGAAGTCCAAATTGCTCGTGTTTTAACAGCTGCGCTTAAGCGCGAAGGGTATGCAGTAGACACTGTTGCTAACGGACAAGAAGCCGTTGACCAGGCAGCAAAGAACGCTTATGATGTTATGGTATTGGATATTATGATGCCTGTTAAAACAGGGATTGAAGCTGTTAAGGAAATCAGGCAGTCGGGCAATCGTTCCTATGTTATTATGCTGACAGCTATGGCGGAAATTGATGACCGGGTAAACGGATTGGATGCGGGAGCTGATGACTACCTGACCAAACCCTTCTCTTTAAAAGAACTGCTGGCGCGTGTGCGTTCGCTGGGACGCAGGGTGGATACAGATTTGGGTATTGTAAGCTTAGGCCATACGGCACTGAACGTAGAAGAACATGAATTAAGCAGCAAAAATACTATCCGGCTGGCTGGAAAAGAAGCAAAAATGCTGGCCTATTTTATGCTTAATGCCGGCAAGCGTCTGTCCACTCAGCAGCTGTTCAGCCATGTTTGGCCGAAAGATGAGGTCAGTGGGGTTGACAGCGGCTATGTTTATATTTATATCTCTTATCTTCGGCAGAAACTGCAGGCTGTCGGTGCTGATCTTGCTATCGTTGCTCATAAAGGCGGTGTCTTTGAATTAGTAGAAATGTAGGTGGTTGAGGATGTTTCGCAAACTGCGTTTTCGCTTTATCGGAATTGCTTCACTAGCGGTTTTATTTCTTATCTTTTCGATTGTTACTGTTATTAACTCAGCCAGATACCTGCAAACTAAGAACCAAATAAATAAGGTGCTGCGGGTCTTATCTGAAAATGACGGCTCTTTTCCGAATGTTTCTCAAACGGCAGAAAAATTAGGCGAAAATATGGTGTCTCTGGACACAATCTCCCAGTACCGCTATTTTAGTGCTGTCATCAGCGACGATGACCTGCTTTCTATAGATACAGAAAACATCTCTGATTTAAGCGATGCTCAAGCTGAAAATTATGCCATTTCTATCAGCCAGTCAAAGGACAATCATGGCGACTTTGACTATCAGGGGCATACTTATTCTTATATGCT
It includes:
- a CDS encoding GTP pyrophosphokinase, whose product is MKNSVYGKYEVYLPLILEEFSQQLEDKNKEMQQKTGHKLFEHFTARVKSAASMEEKCARKQLPVTAEGALKVIHDSIGLRFVCGFVDDIYKLAELIRGLDGCHIILEKDYIQHAKPNGYRSYHIIAEVETPYEDCLGNKPGSYFIEIQLRTLAMDSWASLEHQMKYKRDIKDPKRIVRELKRCADELASCDLTMQTIRDLIQESQT
- a CDS encoding response regulator transcription factor gives rise to the protein MKILVAEDEVQIARVLTAALKREGYAVDTVANGQEAVDQAAKNAYDVMVLDIMMPVKTGIEAVKEIRQSGNRSYVIMLTAMAEIDDRVNGLDAGADDYLTKPFSLKELLARVRSLGRRVDTDLGIVSLGHTALNVEEHELSSKNTIRLAGKEAKMLAYFMLNAGKRLSTQQLFSHVWPKDEVSGVDSGYVYIYISYLRQKLQAVGADLAIVAHKGGVFELVEM